From Rudanella lutea DSM 19387, a single genomic window includes:
- a CDS encoding LytR/AlgR family response regulator transcription factor: MTLSCIAVDDEPLALGLVCAFIEQTPFLKLAGRYSNAIEALRGLHEQPIDLLFLDIQMPDLTGLELARVLDPGASGRPVPRVIFTTAYNQYALEGYRVDALDYLLKPFNYEEFLRAALKAQSYYGLIRRPVVALPETIAPTAPAPLAEPEKEYLFLKVEYQLVRVAFDDILYIEGLKDYIKVHLRSSPNKPLLSLTSLKALEEKLPPQRFMRVHRSFIVALNQITAVTRNSIQIGNIQIPVSDQYKEPFNQFLAKWV; the protein is encoded by the coding sequence ATGACTCTTTCCTGCATCGCTGTCGACGACGAACCGCTGGCCCTCGGTCTGGTTTGTGCTTTTATCGAACAAACGCCTTTTCTGAAACTGGCGGGCCGTTACAGCAACGCCATCGAAGCCTTGCGCGGCCTGCACGAACAGCCCATCGACCTGCTGTTTCTCGATATTCAAATGCCCGACCTTACCGGGCTTGAGCTGGCCCGTGTACTCGACCCCGGTGCAAGCGGACGCCCGGTGCCGCGTGTCATTTTCACCACTGCCTACAACCAGTACGCGCTGGAAGGCTACCGGGTCGATGCGCTCGACTACCTGCTCAAGCCGTTCAATTACGAGGAGTTTTTGCGGGCAGCCCTCAAGGCACAGTCGTATTACGGGCTTATTCGTCGGCCGGTGGTGGCTCTCCCCGAAACCATTGCCCCGACGGCCCCCGCCCCCCTAGCCGAGCCTGAAAAAGAGTATCTGTTTCTGAAAGTCGAGTATCAGCTCGTTCGGGTTGCGTTCGACGATATTTTGTACATCGAGGGGCTTAAAGATTACATCAAGGTTCACCTTCGGAGCAGTCCCAACAAGCCTTTGCTCTCGCTCACCAGCCTCAAGGCACTCGAAGAAAAACTGCCTCCCCAGCGGTTTATGCGGGTACACCGCTCGTTTATTGTAGCCCTGAATCAGATCACGGCCGTTACCCGAAACAGTATCCAGATCGGGAACATCCAGATTCCGGTCAGCGACCAGTACAAGGAGCCCTTCAACCAGTTTCTGGCCAAATGGGTGTAG
- a CDS encoding outer membrane beta-barrel family protein yields the protein MNRINLLLLGGVLLPIQIAFAQMPGGFGGFGGSGNGDRRNASNPTGMPAGAPEQPQPKGNGKIGGLLMDSTTNKPVEFATVALISQKTGKAIDGTTADDKGRFTLTKIAPGDYNLQATFLGFQEKLIRNIKVEKNADIQVGIIKLSPDVRTLSEVEVTGQRSIVEEKVDRLVYNAEKDVTSKGGDAADVMRRVPMLSVDLDGNVSLRGSSNVRVLINNKPSTIVAASVADALKQIPADMIKSVEVITSPSAKYDAEGSAGIINIITKKNTLQGATLNVDGGVGNRGTSLGLNGNYRTGKMGFSLSGHGRAMYNIKGQFTNEQMRGSLKTMQEADTRNSGLHGFYNLGWDYDINSKNVITAGVRYGTRNQLSTQDLFTRTSGGTLPADVTSFRHVDIKDLSGTVDVNVDYTRTLNKPQQELSVLTQFSRNNRTNNFISDLFNETRANVIGGTRNDNQSFNQESTVQVDYQSPIRKNQMLELGGKAIFRQVNSDFRYLTLQNGSYTELQPANALDYDQNVVGSYLSYTYQSKSKYTLKVGGRYEYTMIDARFQAEQSASPINIPNYGNFVPSINLSKNLAGGKTIKLAYNRRLQRPGIQFLNPNVNAANPQNITVGNPYLSPELSDNLEASLSAYIKSVYLNLTVFGRQTNNSIQSIRTADDRGVITTTYDNIGTEKATGVNLFGNATLFSKWQIGGGFDAFYVYLSNNNSGTIMDPTLRQSNSGVVFSGRMFTNLQIKNGWGIQGFGGMRGNQINLQGTTGSFYMYSLGVRKDFLNKKGSLGVAAENFLTNSMKVRTAVSTPTFSQNSLNQMFNRGVRMTFSYKIGKMSFEQQPRRKRKSVSNDDVKSDGGGNDGGGQQAAPAAPAGGGNRPRQ from the coding sequence ATGAACCGAATTAATCTACTCCTGCTTGGCGGGGTGTTGTTGCCCATACAGATTGCGTTTGCCCAGATGCCCGGTGGTTTTGGCGGCTTTGGGGGCTCCGGCAACGGCGACCGGCGTAATGCGTCGAACCCGACCGGAATGCCCGCCGGTGCGCCCGAACAACCACAACCTAAAGGCAACGGTAAAATAGGTGGTTTGCTGATGGACTCGACCACCAATAAGCCCGTTGAGTTTGCTACCGTGGCGCTCATCAGCCAGAAAACAGGCAAAGCCATCGACGGAACGACCGCCGACGATAAGGGCCGGTTTACCCTCACAAAAATTGCCCCCGGCGACTACAACCTGCAGGCTACATTTCTAGGTTTTCAGGAGAAGCTGATTCGCAACATTAAGGTGGAGAAAAACGCCGATATTCAGGTGGGAATCATCAAACTCTCGCCCGATGTACGGACGCTGTCGGAAGTAGAAGTGACTGGTCAGCGGAGTATCGTTGAAGAGAAAGTAGACCGGCTGGTGTACAACGCTGAGAAAGACGTGACCAGCAAAGGGGGCGATGCCGCCGATGTAATGCGCCGGGTGCCGATGCTCTCTGTTGATTTGGACGGAAACGTGTCGCTGCGTGGAAGCAGCAACGTACGGGTGCTGATCAACAACAAGCCTTCAACTATTGTGGCTGCAAGCGTTGCCGACGCCCTGAAGCAGATTCCGGCTGATATGATTAAGTCGGTGGAGGTGATTACCTCGCCCTCGGCCAAGTACGACGCCGAAGGATCGGCCGGGATCATTAACATCATCACGAAGAAAAATACCTTGCAGGGCGCTACCCTCAACGTAGACGGGGGCGTAGGCAACCGGGGCACCAGCCTGGGCCTGAACGGCAACTACCGCACGGGCAAAATGGGCTTTTCGCTCTCAGGGCACGGCCGGGCCATGTACAACATCAAAGGGCAGTTTACCAACGAGCAGATGCGCGGTTCGCTCAAAACCATGCAGGAGGCCGATACCCGCAACAGCGGCTTGCACGGATTCTATAACCTGGGCTGGGATTACGACATCAACTCAAAAAACGTCATTACGGCGGGGGTTCGGTACGGTACGCGCAACCAGTTGTCAACGCAGGATCTGTTTACCCGCACCTCCGGCGGCACGCTCCCGGCTGATGTGACCTCGTTCCGGCACGTCGACATTAAAGACTTGTCGGGTACGGTCGATGTCAACGTGGATTATACCCGTACGCTCAACAAGCCACAACAGGAATTGAGCGTTCTGACCCAGTTTAGCCGGAACAACCGGACCAACAACTTTATTTCTGATTTATTCAACGAGACCCGCGCCAACGTAATTGGCGGTACCCGCAACGACAACCAGAGCTTCAACCAGGAAAGCACCGTACAGGTCGATTACCAGTCGCCTATTCGGAAAAACCAGATGCTCGAACTGGGTGGTAAGGCAATCTTCCGGCAGGTGAACAGCGATTTCCGGTACCTGACTCTCCAGAACGGTTCATACACCGAGCTGCAACCCGCCAATGCGCTCGACTACGATCAGAATGTAGTTGGCTCGTACCTGTCGTACACTTACCAGTCGAAATCGAAGTACACTCTGAAAGTAGGGGGCCGGTATGAGTACACCATGATCGACGCCCGTTTTCAGGCAGAGCAGTCGGCCTCACCGATCAATATTCCGAACTACGGCAACTTTGTACCCAGCATCAACCTGTCGAAAAATTTGGCCGGTGGTAAGACGATCAAACTGGCGTACAACCGCCGGTTGCAGCGGCCGGGTATTCAGTTCCTGAACCCGAACGTGAATGCGGCCAACCCGCAAAACATCACGGTGGGTAACCCTTACCTCTCGCCCGAACTGAGCGATAACCTCGAAGCCAGCCTGAGCGCCTATATCAAGTCGGTGTACCTGAACCTGACGGTATTTGGTCGGCAAACGAACAACTCGATTCAGAGTATCCGCACGGCCGACGACCGGGGTGTGATCACCACAACCTACGACAACATCGGCACGGAGAAAGCCACGGGTGTCAACCTCTTTGGTAACGCGACGCTGTTTTCGAAATGGCAGATTGGCGGTGGGTTCGATGCGTTCTACGTGTACCTCTCCAACAACAACAGCGGCACCATCATGGACCCGACGCTCCGGCAGAGCAACTCAGGTGTGGTGTTTTCGGGCCGGATGTTTACCAACCTGCAAATCAAAAATGGCTGGGGTATTCAGGGCTTTGGCGGGATGCGGGGCAACCAGATCAACCTGCAGGGCACTACGGGGAGCTTTTACATGTACAGCCTCGGGGTTCGGAAAGATTTCCTGAACAAGAAGGGTAGCCTGGGTGTAGCCGCCGAAAACTTCCTGACCAACTCGATGAAGGTTCGGACGGCCGTGAGCACGCCCACGTTCTCGCAGAACAGCCTCAACCAGATGTTCAACCGGGGGGTACGCATGACGTTCTCGTACAAGATTGGTAAAATGAGCTTTGAGCAACAGCCCCGCCGGAAGCGGAAGTCGGTTAGCAACGACGACGTGAAAAGCGACGGTGGCGGTAACGACGGCGGTGGTCAGCAGGCCGCTCCGGCGGCTCCGGCCGGTGGCGGCAATCGGCCCCGGCAGTAA
- a CDS encoding sensor histidine kinase — translation MRHYVPILIHILGWGLLVFIFLLYQPLTTDVDWPVLFWVKQGLLCSLLIGAFYLNSEVLTPRLLLRDRTGLYMGTLAVVIMAILASIWAFESYFDLPGLIHRAFHPDETTPPPARSGKRFQFTLLSTLFILGISTSITAVRTWQRDAQLRQDLEQAKISSELLFLKTQINPHFFFNTLNNIYALTLIDVVKAREALHRLSRMMRYVLYENPNGSGQISQEIAFVQDYIELMQLRLTDKVTVRFTQPTPLRDASIPTMLLLPFVENAFKHGVSALLPSRIEIDITQPDHQLRMQVRNTVFPEKNPTASLEAGSGIGLNNTRRRLDLLYPNQYQLDTHLDADHQEYVVDLVLNV, via the coding sequence ATGCGCCACTATGTTCCGATTCTGATCCATATTCTGGGTTGGGGCCTACTGGTTTTCATTTTTCTGCTCTATCAGCCACTGACGACGGATGTCGACTGGCCCGTTTTGTTCTGGGTGAAACAGGGGTTGCTCTGTTCACTGCTTATTGGGGCCTTCTACCTAAACTCCGAAGTTCTGACCCCCCGGCTACTCCTCCGCGACCGCACGGGCCTGTACATGGGAACCCTGGCTGTGGTAATAATGGCTATTCTGGCAAGTATCTGGGCGTTTGAAAGCTACTTCGATCTCCCAGGCCTCATCCACCGGGCTTTCCATCCTGACGAAACCACGCCCCCCCCGGCCCGGTCGGGCAAGCGGTTTCAGTTCACGCTGCTCAGCACCTTGTTTATTTTGGGGATCAGCACCAGCATTACGGCCGTTCGGACGTGGCAGCGCGACGCCCAGCTTCGGCAGGATCTCGAACAGGCAAAAATCAGCTCGGAACTGCTGTTTCTGAAAACCCAGATAAACCCGCACTTCTTTTTCAATACCCTCAACAACATTTACGCCCTCACGCTGATTGATGTGGTCAAAGCCCGCGAGGCCCTGCACCGCCTTTCGCGCATGATGCGGTACGTGTTGTACGAAAACCCCAATGGTTCGGGGCAGATCAGCCAGGAAATCGCGTTTGTGCAGGACTATATCGAACTGATGCAGCTCCGCCTGACTGATAAGGTAACGGTGCGCTTTACGCAGCCTACGCCCCTGCGCGATGCCTCTATCCCAACGATGCTCCTGCTGCCGTTTGTCGAAAACGCGTTTAAACATGGGGTAAGTGCCCTGTTGCCCAGCCGGATCGAGATCGACATTACCCAACCCGACCACCAGTTACGGATGCAGGTGCGCAACACGGTTTTCCCCGAAAAGAACCCGACGGCATCGCTCGAAGCGGGCAGTGGCATTGGCCTCAACAACACCCGGCGTCGGCTCGATTTGCTCTACCCCAACCAGTATCAGCTCGATACCCATCTGGATGCCGACCACCAGGAATACGTTGTAGATCTGGTATTGAACGTATAA
- the deoC gene encoding deoxyribose-phosphate aldolase has translation METHLLIHEVARMIDHALLHPTLTDAEMREGCQTARRYNVASVCIKPYAIRLAVDELRGSDVRVGTVIGFPSGSHAIAVKVAETIDACQNGAVEIDMVVNIGKVLADDWAYVHDEIAAVHQACRAYNALLKVIFETDYLPENRFITRLCEICTTVGVDYVKTSTGFGFVKGPDGRYSYKGATLPHLRLMLAHVGPGVGVKASGGIRTLDELLEARALGVGRIGTSATVTILEEAYRRFGQGTDSPRDPIAEPDNRGY, from the coding sequence ATGGAAACCCATTTGCTTATTCACGAGGTCGCCAGGATGATCGACCACGCCTTGTTGCACCCTACCCTGACCGATGCCGAAATGCGGGAAGGCTGCCAAACGGCCCGCCGATACAATGTGGCTTCGGTTTGCATAAAACCTTACGCCATTCGGCTCGCCGTCGACGAACTCCGGGGCAGCGACGTTCGGGTTGGCACGGTGATCGGTTTCCCGTCGGGGAGCCACGCAATCGCCGTCAAAGTGGCCGAAACGATAGACGCCTGCCAAAATGGGGCCGTTGAAATCGATATGGTCGTGAACATCGGTAAGGTGCTGGCCGACGACTGGGCCTATGTCCACGACGAAATTGCCGCCGTACACCAGGCCTGCCGCGCCTACAATGCCTTGCTCAAAGTTATATTCGAGACAGACTACCTACCCGAAAACCGGTTTATAACCCGGCTGTGCGAAATCTGCACCACCGTTGGGGTCGACTACGTTAAAACCTCAACGGGCTTTGGGTTTGTGAAAGGCCCGGACGGCCGCTACAGTTACAAAGGGGCCACGCTGCCGCACCTGCGGCTCATGCTCGCACACGTCGGGCCAGGGGTAGGTGTCAAAGCGTCGGGGGGCATCCGTACCCTCGATGAACTGCTCGAAGCCCGGGCGCTGGGCGTCGGGCGTATTGGTACGAGTGCCACAGTCACTATTCTGGAAGAAGCCTACCGGCGGTTTGGGCAAGGCACTGACAGCCCACGCGACCCCATCGCCGAGCCCGACAACCGGGGCTACTAA
- a CDS encoding PAS domain S-box protein produces the protein MTLCWGPSAICFHNDAFRKRLLPGFSAIGQRADSLLGIDWKTICPLIEQVMTTGVPLATGTQGIPFGFTPIFDETAIGGVLITLSDTASTPHLTEEPLAREVHFQELTDSVPAIIWQTRPDGYCTYINRRWFDITGQTEPEAIGFGWLNATHPDDAQQASEVFIEANKQHKPFSALYRLRQKDGQYRWAVDTGTPQFGSNGEYRGMLGTVVDVHDQKLAEAEKNNLVAVIEASHEFIGLASLDGTIQYLNPAGREMLGWESAEGNAILDSIYPDDRELALQKLTEIETNGRFSQDIRCVNAQTGQPFWLGWNAFTIRNPFSGEVSGLATVSTNITARRAIVQQQQDMADLLRAVFDGAIAGISVLHCVRDSNGTIIDFEHRLANRLAAENFNRADLVGLRFSEVYPAYREAGLFADFVQVVETGQTIEQVRHFLGKQTEQWYDTVTVKLDDGVVYSFRDSTAEMNARQKAHQSSEELAFAIEAAELGIWDLDPITNSLRINTRLGEWFGVPADAPLDVMTLTDIIADADRERVFRALDAAMQPGSSGKYETEYTITSRLTGQQRIVRAKGKTQFGPDGRAYRINGTLQDITEQQRADQIRRETEARFQTMAEGSEVLIAVADETGRATYFNKAWVDLTGRSTEDLLDYGWADLVHPDDREQYVNTYLNAFQKREPFSGEFRLRTTTGDYRWLLAKGPVRFRPDGSFAGYISSCVDITENKQAEQALRASEARLQSLIAAAPVAIGVFRGPDLVVELPNQAFIDIVGKGPDIVGKPLREVMPELITENQPFLNILEGVRTTGQQFKSYDSLVKIVQNGQLNHNYYNITYTPLFDEAGEVYAILDIAVDVTGQVQIQQELAQQKAYLQNALEMAHMGTYRIDLTTSTGDFSENIRDWMSLETASNPMDLIYRKVHPDDWAHVEQVITESLQSEANSRHDITYRLAEAPGKPVRHLRSIGEVTFKDGVPTAINGIIQDVTPQLQARQAIEQSEQNLRSLVNSAPFPIGVYVGREMWIQLANQSIIDAWGKGNDVIGKRYADVLPELGSQQIFERLDEVFNTGIPYSAQNHRLVLHTHGTPKVAYYNYNFTPLFDANGRVYGVMSTAADVTDLAVAKERVEEAEASLRGAIELAELATWNMDVNWAAGTRHMTYSERLWAWFGFEGVETVHNTGYNPIAPADRERVEQAIAHALRPDTGGAIDVEFTVIHYKTGQQRQLRAMGKAYFDKTGRPVRMTGTAQDVTEQRQTQMALEQQVEERTQQLKALIQDLERSNQNLQQFAYVASHDLQEPLRKIQSFGDLLQTYHGEALGAGVEHLNRMRTAAGRMSILINDLLTYSRISTRQDISGPVSLTEIVKTVLSDLDLVIDETGAEIAIDPLPTVLGDRSQLGQLFMNLLSNALKFRQTGPDGQFLPPRITVSSQVVLATDLPPGIKPARAVNAYYRVDVSDNGIGFDQKYLDRIFQVFQRLHGKSTFAGTGIGLAICEKVAINHGGAITATSQPGEGATFSLYLPN, from the coding sequence ATGACCTTATGCTGGGGGCCGTCGGCCATCTGCTTTCACAATGATGCCTTCCGGAAACGCCTATTGCCCGGCTTTTCGGCAATAGGTCAACGGGCTGATAGTCTGCTGGGTATCGACTGGAAAACGATTTGCCCACTCATAGAGCAGGTAATGACAACGGGCGTGCCCCTTGCCACCGGCACACAGGGAATTCCGTTTGGTTTTACGCCCATTTTTGATGAAACTGCCATCGGCGGGGTGCTGATTACCCTATCCGACACAGCTTCAACACCCCATCTCACCGAGGAGCCTCTCGCCCGCGAGGTTCATTTTCAGGAACTCACCGACTCGGTACCGGCCATCATCTGGCAAACCCGCCCCGACGGCTACTGTACGTATATAAATAGACGTTGGTTTGATATCACGGGGCAAACCGAACCCGAAGCTATTGGCTTTGGCTGGCTCAACGCTACCCACCCCGATGATGCTCAGCAGGCTAGCGAAGTATTTATCGAAGCCAACAAGCAGCATAAACCCTTTTCGGCCCTTTACCGACTCCGTCAGAAAGACGGACAATACCGGTGGGCCGTCGACACCGGCACCCCACAATTTGGGTCCAATGGCGAATACCGGGGTATGCTGGGCACGGTGGTCGATGTGCACGATCAGAAACTGGCCGAAGCCGAGAAAAACAACCTTGTGGCGGTGATCGAAGCCAGCCATGAGTTTATCGGTCTTGCCTCGCTCGACGGCACCATTCAATACCTCAACCCCGCTGGCCGGGAAATGCTCGGTTGGGAAAGCGCAGAGGGCAACGCAATTCTGGATAGTATCTACCCCGACGACCGGGAACTGGCCCTCCAGAAACTGACCGAAATCGAAACCAACGGGCGGTTTTCGCAGGACATACGCTGCGTTAATGCTCAAACCGGACAGCCTTTCTGGCTTGGCTGGAACGCATTCACCATCCGAAATCCGTTCAGCGGTGAGGTCTCCGGGCTGGCTACTGTCAGTACAAACATCACCGCCCGACGCGCCATTGTACAGCAGCAACAGGACATGGCCGACCTGCTCCGGGCTGTTTTCGACGGAGCCATTGCCGGTATCAGCGTGCTTCACTGCGTTCGGGACAGCAACGGCACCATCATCGATTTTGAGCACCGGCTCGCCAACCGATTGGCCGCAGAGAATTTCAACCGGGCCGATCTGGTCGGTCTCCGATTTTCGGAAGTCTACCCCGCCTACCGCGAAGCCGGGTTGTTTGCCGATTTTGTGCAGGTGGTCGAAACCGGTCAAACGATTGAACAGGTCCGCCATTTTTTGGGGAAACAAACCGAACAGTGGTACGATACCGTAACCGTGAAACTCGACGATGGTGTGGTGTACTCGTTCCGTGACAGCACGGCCGAGATGAACGCTCGCCAGAAGGCCCACCAAAGCAGCGAAGAGCTGGCGTTTGCCATCGAAGCCGCCGAACTGGGTATCTGGGACCTTGACCCCATCACAAACTCGCTGCGGATCAATACCCGGCTGGGTGAGTGGTTTGGAGTGCCAGCCGATGCCCCACTCGATGTAATGACCTTGACGGACATCATTGCCGATGCCGACCGGGAGCGGGTATTCAGGGCGCTCGATGCAGCCATGCAGCCGGGCTCATCGGGTAAGTACGAAACGGAATACACCATTACGAGCCGACTTACCGGCCAGCAGCGGATAGTTCGCGCCAAGGGAAAGACTCAGTTTGGACCCGACGGACGGGCCTACCGAATCAACGGCACGCTCCAGGACATCACGGAGCAACAACGTGCCGATCAGATCCGGCGCGAAACCGAGGCCCGCTTCCAGACCATGGCCGAAGGCAGCGAAGTGCTCATTGCCGTTGCCGACGAAACGGGCCGGGCTACTTATTTCAACAAAGCCTGGGTTGACCTTACGGGCCGGTCGACGGAGGATTTGCTCGACTATGGCTGGGCCGATCTGGTTCACCCCGACGATCGGGAGCAATACGTAAATACCTACCTGAACGCATTTCAAAAACGAGAGCCGTTTAGTGGTGAGTTTCGGTTACGCACCACCACGGGCGACTACCGGTGGCTTCTGGCCAAAGGGCCGGTCCGGTTCCGGCCCGATGGCTCATTTGCGGGGTATATCAGCTCGTGTGTAGACATTACCGAAAACAAACAGGCCGAGCAGGCCCTGCGCGCCAGCGAAGCCCGGCTACAGTCGCTCATTGCGGCCGCGCCAGTAGCCATCGGGGTGTTCAGAGGACCCGATCTGGTGGTGGAGCTGCCCAACCAGGCCTTTATCGACATTGTGGGCAAAGGCCCCGACATTGTAGGCAAGCCACTGCGGGAGGTCATGCCCGAACTGATCACCGAAAACCAACCCTTTCTGAACATTCTGGAGGGTGTACGAACCACCGGACAACAGTTTAAGAGTTACGATTCGCTCGTGAAAATTGTTCAGAACGGCCAGCTGAACCACAACTACTATAACATCACCTACACCCCACTCTTCGACGAAGCGGGTGAGGTGTACGCCATTCTGGATATTGCCGTCGATGTGACCGGGCAGGTGCAGATTCAGCAGGAACTGGCCCAACAAAAAGCGTATCTCCAGAATGCGCTCGAAATGGCGCACATGGGTACGTACCGGATTGACCTGACAACGAGCACCGGTGATTTCTCCGAAAATATCCGCGACTGGATGAGCCTCGAAACGGCCTCCAACCCGATGGACCTGATTTATCGGAAAGTGCACCCCGACGACTGGGCCCATGTAGAACAGGTGATCACCGAATCGTTACAGTCGGAGGCAAACAGCCGGCACGATATTACGTACCGCCTGGCCGAAGCACCGGGGAAACCCGTCCGGCACCTACGGAGTATCGGCGAGGTAACGTTCAAGGATGGCGTACCAACGGCGATCAATGGGATCATTCAGGATGTGACGCCCCAGCTACAGGCCCGGCAGGCCATCGAGCAAAGCGAACAGAATCTGCGCAGCCTGGTCAACAGCGCACCCTTCCCGATTGGGGTGTACGTGGGCAGGGAAATGTGGATTCAGTTGGCCAACCAGTCAATTATCGATGCCTGGGGTAAAGGTAACGACGTGATTGGCAAGCGCTACGCCGACGTACTGCCCGAGCTGGGTAGCCAGCAGATTTTTGAACGTCTCGATGAGGTCTTCAATACGGGGATTCCCTACTCCGCCCAAAACCATCGGCTTGTTTTGCATACCCACGGCACGCCCAAAGTCGCGTACTACAACTACAACTTCACCCCGCTATTTGATGCCAACGGCCGGGTGTATGGGGTGATGAGTACTGCCGCCGATGTGACCGACCTGGCCGTGGCCAAAGAGCGGGTCGAAGAAGCCGAAGCATCGCTCCGCGGGGCCATCGAACTGGCCGAGCTGGCCACCTGGAACATGGATGTGAACTGGGCCGCTGGCACCCGACACATGACCTATTCCGAGCGGCTTTGGGCCTGGTTTGGCTTTGAAGGAGTCGAAACCGTACACAATACAGGCTACAACCCCATTGCTCCGGCCGATCGGGAGCGGGTAGAACAGGCAATTGCCCACGCGCTTCGGCCGGATACGGGCGGTGCTATCGACGTTGAGTTTACCGTGATCCATTACAAAACAGGTCAGCAACGGCAGCTGCGGGCTATGGGCAAAGCTTACTTCGACAAAACCGGCCGACCTGTTCGGATGACCGGTACGGCGCAGGATGTTACCGAACAACGGCAGACCCAGATGGCCCTCGAACAACAGGTGGAAGAACGTACGCAACAGCTCAAAGCCCTCATTCAGGACCTCGAACGCTCCAACCAGAACCTGCAACAGTTTGCGTATGTAGCCTCGCATGATTTGCAGGAGCCTCTGCGCAAGATTCAGTCGTTCGGCGATTTACTCCAGACCTACCATGGCGAAGCACTTGGCGCGGGCGTTGAACACCTCAACCGGATGCGAACGGCTGCGGGCCGAATGTCGATTCTGATTAACGACCTGCTTACGTACTCCCGCATCTCGACCCGACAGGATATTTCGGGGCCGGTGTCGTTAACCGAGATTGTAAAAACCGTGTTGAGCGACCTCGATCTGGTTATCGACGAGACCGGGGCCGAAATCGCAATCGACCCACTTCCAACCGTGCTGGGCGACCGCTCCCAACTGGGTCAACTATTTATGAATCTGCTGAGCAACGCGCTCAAATTCCGGCAAACCGGCCCGGATGGCCAATTTTTGCCCCCTCGCATCACGGTGAGCAGCCAGGTTGTACTGGCCACCGATTTGCCACCGGGTATCAAACCGGCGCGGGCGGTCAATGCATATTACCGAGTGGATGTATCAGACAACGGCATCGGTTTCGACCAGAAATACCTCGACCGTATTTTTCAGGTGTTCCAGCGCCTACATGGCAAAAGTACCTTTGCAGGCACGGGCATCGGGCTGGCCATCTGTGAGAAAGTAGCCATCAATCACGGTGGCGCCATTACGGCTACCAGCCAACCCGGCGAGGGTGCCACATTTAGCCTATATTTGCCGAATTAA
- a CDS encoding sugar phosphate isomerase/epimerase family protein, producing MNPITKSMSRRSVLKAGALALTAPLLSKLDALALAPKAAGLQLYTLRNELGKDLEGTIAKVAQIGYKKVENFGYADGKFFGKSPKEYAALLKNNGLMAPSGHYLLGKAMPNMKGTLMNDWSRAVDDAAELGQQYMICAFLFPDERKSLDDYKRYADLFNKAAETCKARGIQFGYHNHDFEFMEVEGQVPYDVLLKNTDPKLVKMELDLYWTAFAGKDPVELFKQNPGRFPLWHLKDMAKTEKREFAEVGTGSIDFARILKAKKTAGLVHSFVEQDVCQRPPLEAIAISYQNVQKLNI from the coding sequence ATGAACCCGATCACAAAATCAATGTCGCGCCGGTCTGTTCTGAAAGCCGGTGCCCTGGCGCTCACTGCGCCTTTACTGTCGAAGCTGGATGCCCTGGCCCTCGCTCCCAAGGCGGCCGGTCTGCAACTCTATACGCTGCGTAACGAACTGGGCAAAGACCTCGAAGGGACCATTGCCAAAGTCGCGCAGATCGGCTACAAGAAAGTTGAGAACTTCGGGTACGCCGACGGTAAGTTTTTCGGCAAAAGTCCCAAAGAATACGCGGCTCTGCTCAAAAACAATGGGTTGATGGCCCCCAGCGGTCACTATCTGTTGGGCAAAGCCATGCCGAACATGAAAGGTACCCTGATGAACGACTGGAGCCGGGCCGTAGACGATGCCGCCGAACTGGGCCAGCAGTACATGATCTGTGCGTTTCTGTTCCCCGATGAGCGCAAGTCGCTCGACGATTACAAGCGCTACGCCGATCTGTTCAATAAGGCCGCTGAAACCTGCAAAGCGCGGGGTATTCAGTTTGGCTACCATAACCACGATTTTGAGTTCATGGAAGTGGAAGGGCAGGTACCGTACGATGTGTTATTGAAAAACACGGACCCGAAGCTGGTGAAAATGGAGCTGGACCTGTACTGGACGGCCTTTGCGGGTAAAGACCCTGTAGAGCTGTTCAAGCAGAACCCCGGCCGGTTCCCGCTCTGGCACCTGAAAGATATGGCCAAAACCGAAAAACGCGAGTTTGCTGAGGTGGGCACGGGCAGCATTGACTTTGCCCGGATTCTAAAGGCCAAAAAGACTGCCGGTTTGGTGCACTCATTTGTGGAGCAGGACGTATGCCAGCGCCCCCCGCTTGAGGCTATCGCGATTAGCTACCAGAACGTGCAAAAGCTGAATATTTAA